The DNA window tttctaccgcttatcctcacaaagggtcacgggggagctggagcctgtcccagctgtcttcgggcgagaggcggggtacaccctggactggtggccagccaatcacagggcacatatagacaaacaaccattcacactcacattcatacctatggacaatttggagtagccaattaacctagcatgtttttggaatgtgggaggaaaccggagtacacacaaactccacacagggatggccgagggtggaattgaaccctggtctcctagctgtgaagtctgcgcgctaaccactcgaccaccgtgccgcccatgtgcTGTCCAACTATACTAAATTTTCTTTTGGAAATTGTCtataaaagcaaaacattaaGCTTAATATATgaagtatataatatatgaagtATAAGTATATGAAGTAACTTCTTCAGCAATCTTCAGTTTGCATCCACTGTACTGAGCGGTTTCTTACCTGAGCGTGCTGATTTTCTTCTTCCAGGCATCCCCACTGCTGCATAACATCTGTTAAACCTTGAGGCATTTTGCGATTCCTTTTTGTGTTTGTAAATAATCTGATTTTTTGAatgaaagcggtagaaaatgaatgaatgaatgaaatgactaGCAAATGTGAGCTGAAGTATTACTCCTtagggtgtgtgcgtgtgtgtatgtgtcataATAATGGATGTTTATTGCAGAGAGCTTGAACTTTGACTTGGAGAAAAAAATTCTGACTTGGACATTGTTCGAAGTTCTCCGTTTATCACAGTGCTCTGTTATCAAATGAAAGGCTTTGAGTGGAAGGTAAGGCTGAcaaaaattgtataaaaaatTGTGACCTAATAGTACCTTGCCAGCATATTTGGAGTATATCATTATGGGTTAAATATTTGCTTAAACACTTAGTAGTCTTACTCCACAAAGtagcataaaaaaacagtgaTTGTACTATTTGAGTGGAGAGCTAGTACAATTGAAATGTTGCCAGCcatgtaaataaaacacaaatagctcACATTTCCTTTCTTTTGGATGCAATTGAAGAACAGtgtgttaattttaattttcaggGAAAACAAACTTATTCAGTTTGTttgggttaaaataaaatatgaaagtaAATGTTACCAAAAGGAGATCCAGCGTTTTCATTCCGTACAAGTAGCTATCAGAAGAAATACGGAAATGGAAATGGTCTTGTTTCTACAATGTAACTTTCATAAAGATCTGCAGAATGCtgtgaaatgtctttgtttatgaggaaaaaaccaTATTCACAAATCCAGAGTCATGTTATGCAAGCCAAATATTCACTATTCACTAAATATAtgcataaattatattatatatttattatataaatataaatataaatataaatataaatataaatataaatataaatataaatataaatataaatataaatataaatataaatataaatataaatataaatataaatataaatataaatataaatataaatataaatataaatataaatataaatataaatattcctgttcctgtaattctacttatactgttttttaattgaatattgtaataaaatatatatttaaaaaaaagaaatacggTTGCATGCCCAGTCTGATAGAGGGCAGTAGTGCGCTCTTATAGTAGATTATAAGGCACGTTCTGTGCGTATTTACTGATAAGAagacgacgaagaagaagagTGAACCAAACAGCTGAGCGGTAGAAGGTTAGGCACACAACTGCGAGAATGAAACCGCACAAACAGTGACAACAAACGGTATAACTGCCCGGTTATACACCAACTGTAGCCGTTTGGGAGTAAAACCTCAATGTACTGCGAAAAAAAGTGGATATTCGGACACGTTCATGACCAAGGTAAGCGTCGGAATTGTCAGTGTGGACGTGAAGTAGCTTTCGTTAGTCAGCAAATGTAATGGACTCTTAATCGTTATAAACCGGAAATGTATATTTCAAActcgtttttgtgtgtttttttataggAAGATGTATGGCGCTGTGTACGTCGTGTCCACGGTGACAGGCTACCTCCTCACCTCAGCTCTGTTGCTAAAATGTCCTACTCTTCTCCATCGGAAGAAGAGAGAGATATTCCACGGAAGGCACATTTCCCATCGTGGAGGTAAGAGATCAGTTTAGTATGTCTCATTTGTACTACGGGCATGGTGTTAAGTGCACTTAACACCGTAGTATTAAGTGCACTTTGACAGTCTGGTGAGATCCAATGCAAGgtttcaaatattatatatatatatactgcattCAATACCTCTCATATTCTGTTGTCTTATCTCAAATCTATATTAATGTGATTTgatgtgcctaatgttgtggaAAGTGACTTTTCATACCAACCTTACTTACGCCGCAGGAGCAGGAGAGAACCTGGAAAACACAATGGCGGCTTTTAAACAGTAAGTTGATGCACGAATCCCACTGGCAGTGAACTAAAAATTTACAGTCGAATGATATGCGTTGGTGCGTGCAGCGCGGTGAATCTCGGCACAGACATGTTGGAACTCGACTGCCACCTGACAAAGGATGGGCAGGTTGTGGTATCGCACGACGAGCATCTGCAGAGAGCAACAGGCATGGATGCGTACATCTGTGACATGCCGTATGCGGTaagtagtggtaatggtaatgttttttttttcatttaaacatgcatcagattacaattgaatgcatcccataatcagttcacagttccgcatgtccaaaaggagtaggaagaagcaaagcttattaaatcctacccctccatctggtacttttacaatcagtaactgttacatttgttcacttcctgctttcctaatataatttaacttagttttttttttatttaaatttttatcctaacataatttatgtttttttttattttaattttaaatcctacccctccatctggtacttttacaatcagtaactgttacatttgttcacttcctgctttccataatacagtttacgttttttttttttattttatttattttttttttaaataatgtactgaagtacgaggtgatgtctCAAGGCTTTATAAGCACTGCTCCATCAACCAGTTCCAAAGTCGCAAGGTTATGGGTTCAAATCTCGACTCAAACCCGTTTTCTCAAAAGAACTTTTCCTGACCCCATTGGTAGACTTCCTGGTATCTGGAggcttaaaagtgaaagcatgaATTATGCGGTCGCTGCAGAGAGGTCTGCCCCGCCCCACAGCAGCCACAAGTGCGTCTCGTTATAAAGGCACGacggttgccgacccctgtgctagacTATATATTCAATAATAGCTAACGTttgtagctaaactttgccaaattgctatcattagctgacaacaattAAACATAACTATTGTTACATCAAGCATAGGgaggcacggtgttcgagtggttagcgcgcagacctcacagctaggagaccagggttcaattccaccctcagctatctctgtgtggagtttgcatgttctggtgtgtgggttttctccaggtactccggtttcctcccacactccaaaaacatgctaggttaattagcgactccaaattgtccataggtatgaatgtgagtgtgaatggttgtttgtctatatgtgccctgtgattggctggccaccagtccagggtgtacaccgcctctcgcccgaagacagctgggataggctccagcacccccgcgaggaaaagcagtagaaaatgaacgaatgaatgaacatcgaGCATAGTTTACGTTATGTTTAATTGTtatcagctaatgatagcaatttggcaaagtttagctacaaACGTTAGCTATCATTAAATATATAGTCTAGCACAGTGGTCGGCAACCGTCGTGCCTTTATAACGAGACACACTTGTGATTGCTGTGAGGCGGGGCAGACCTCTCGGCAGCAACCGCATAATtcatgctttcacttttaagtccccagATACCAGGAAGTCTACCAACGGGGTCAGGAAAAGTTTTTACATACATATGTTGCCGGTCACTTTTGAGAAAACGGGTTTGAGTCGAGATTTGAACCCATAACCTTGTGGGTAACGGCGGCTATAttaagttaccaaatatggtaaCCAGCACCTCCATATTTGACATCATATGTCCACGTGTTATTAACTTCTGTTTACTTTGTGCAGGAGTTGCCTCCCTACCTCTGCAAACTGGGTGTAACCTTTGAAAGGGGTGAGTACCGTCAAGCCGGTGCCGTCATGCGAATATGAATGATGAAATGACTCTGACTCGATGATATAGAAAAATGATAAGCACTCCTGCAGGGTCTGTTAGATAATTACAATGCTTTTTATATCGTAAGGAACGGCCTTGGGCCGCTTACTGCGTCAACCTGACCCTCTTATCAACCCGTCCTTGTGTGTGCAGAATGTTTCTGTGAGGGGGGAGAGGATAAACGCATCCCTCTGCTGAAGGACGTTTTCGAAGCCTTTCCTGAAACGCCTGTCAACATTGACATCAAGGTCAACGATGACACACTCATCAAGAAGGTGTGTGTGAAGCAGATATTTGTCCTGAACTGGTCTGTTGTTGATAGTATTTGTGTGGCAGGTGTCcgagattttaattttaattttaatttaaggttatgggttaaataaaaaaaaagaatttaaatttttatcctaacataatttctgttttttaattttaatttttgtcacgtaccgaagtacgaggtgatatgaccatacaatgacataatgggtaccatagtaatggtaatggttgtacttcatttgaacatgcatcagattacaattgagtgcatcccataatcagttcacagttccacatgtccaaaaggagtaggaagaagcaaagcttattaaatcctacccctccatctggtacttttacaatcaataactgttacatttgttcacttcctgctttccataatacagtttacatt is part of the Doryrhamphus excisus isolate RoL2022-K1 chromosome 8, RoL_Dexc_1.0, whole genome shotgun sequence genome and encodes:
- the gdpd1 gene encoding lysophospholipase D GDPD1, translating into MYGAVYVVSTVTGYLLTSALLLKCPTLLHRKKREIFHGRHISHRGGAGENLENTMAAFKHAVNLGTDMLELDCHLTKDGQVVVSHDEHLQRATGMDAYICDMPYAELPPYLCKLGVTFERECFCEGGEDKRIPLLKDVFEAFPETPVNIDIKVNDDTLIKKVSEMVIKYDREHLTVWGNASNQIVRKCYQENPRIPVLFSFPRVLQLLGLFYTGLLPFVPLKEQFLEIPMPSIITKLYDPNRITKSQRFITWLADSLLMRRALFQHLTARGIQVYIWVLNDEEDFQRAFALGATGVMTDFPTRLKDFLDQTDVAKPR